Proteins encoded together in one Bactrocera neohumeralis isolate Rockhampton chromosome 4, APGP_CSIRO_Bneo_wtdbg2-racon-allhic-juicebox.fasta_v2, whole genome shotgun sequence window:
- the LOC126754636 gene encoding putative nuclease HARBI1 encodes MIIKAVNGRFAGACHDSHVWNLSSERQDLQTNYVNGEIGIRILSDSGYPLEPWLLTLYRNAAENSAENYYIIKFSKARPHIERVFGVLKALFRCLLAARELHYAPEKVVQILNVCCTLHNICTPFNEESRANIAIEVEKVDVSYTETIGNANETNIAKRLRDQIKNSMSTL; translated from the exons ATGATAATAAAAGCCGTTAACGGTCGGTTTGCTGGGGCGTGTCATGATTCACATGTTTGGAATTTGTCAAGCGAGCGCCAAGATTTACAAACCAACTATGTGAATGGAGAAATAGGAATTCGCATTCTTA gCGACTCTGGATATCCGCTTGAGCCATGGCTTTTAACTCTATACAGAAATGCTGCTGAAAACTCTGCTGAAAATTACtacattataaaattttcaaaagccaGACCCCATATCGAACGAGTATTTGGAGTATTAAAAGCGCTTTTCCGATGCCTTTTAGCTGCTAGAGAACTACATTATGCCCCAGAAAAAGTGGTGCAAATTTTGAACGTATGTTGTACTCTTCATAATATTTGCACTCCTTTTAATGAGGAATCACGTGCCAATATAGCAATAgaagttgaaaaagtcgatgttAGTTATACTGAAACCATAGGAAATGCGAATGAAACCAATATTGCTAAACGTTTAAGggatcaaataaaaaacagtatgagtactttataa